The stretch of DNA GCTGAACATCAAGCAGCTTGTGGCTGAGCTCAGGGGTTGAAGTTTGAACAGGAACATGATATAAACTTTGTTTGATTTTTGTgtcagggcttgtttagtttgcatccTGAAAAGTTTTTAGGATGATATAATAATCATGGACTGTATAGGGTGAAAAGTTTTCGCAAAATACATGTAcaggttgaaaagtttttaggtgggactaaacaaggcctgacaaGGCTAATCCCGTTCAGATGTTGTCAGTTACAACGGATAAGGTCCGTTTCCGTGATTCCGTCCAATGGGTATATCTGGATCTGAGACACTAGATCTGGTCCTGGTCCTGGTCCTGATTTCTCACCGCATTTCCTGGCAATTGCTGCTGTGCTGCAGATGAACAAAGGCGCTGGCCGTGCGTTGTCGGTTATGGAGCTAGTGTTACCGACATGAACGTGTACCTGGGTCACCGTGCTACTCCATGCTTTGGACGGTGGATTCTTGCTGGGATATAGCCCTAGTTTACCGAGACAAGCCCAAGGGCACTGTAGCCAGTCCTAGTTTAAATCAGTGGTCACCGACGTTGGATGCCACTGCTTAGTGCTCGGTGCTTAATTATCTCTCTGGTCTGACCAAACTCTTTTAGGTTTGTCTGCAAAACCAGTAAAGTGTTGCTACTGAAAGCTGATTTTTCCCCCCTTTCTCTCCATTGGTGCCTTGGTTAGGGAATTACCTAACAAGTACAGTACGTCTCCATGATTCCATTGGTGCCTTGGTTAGGGAATTACCTAACAAGTACAGTAACAAGTGCCTCCAAACCAAAAAAGAATAAAGGAGAAAAAAGGTAAATCTGGTCGGTCATTCGTTCACACTAAATATAATGTGTTTTTCTATATGCTAAATATAGTGTGCTACCATTCCGGCCTTTTTTACCAGGTGCCCTGACGCGTGACAGCACGAATCTGGGAGCACACgcgtgtcattagcatatgcttACTATGCAGTAAAAAGGTGAAGACGATAGTGGAATGTGCTGgagtcgtcgtcatcatcgatCATCAGTGTCAAATTGTCAATGACTGACGGGACGAAAATAAACAAAGCAAACAGGCGGCGGTGACACGTGAAACCATGTCCGGCAGCTACCTGTTTCGAGCTTGAAGTCCCTTTCCATTTTTTAAATGAATGATTAAGCGTAAATAATTGCGGTTAGAGTGGTTACTAAGCACGCTAGCTCCCCCTCCATCGCCGTCTATAAATACGCTTGCCATTGCCACCTTCAACCCTCTCAATCTCACTCATCACTCTTGCTCTCTCTCGCGTCGCCATTAGCGTACTTGCTCTCTCTGTCTCGAGCTAGCTCATCAGGGGAGGGACAAAAACCAACTAGAGGAAGACACTTGCCTAGTTGCCTCGCCAGCCATGTcgtcctccatggtgtccaagaacgcgccgccgccggctggGTACGGCGGCGACGGCCGGGAAGGCAGCGCCGAGGGTGAGGCGGCGCCGGTGACGAGCTGCCTGTACCTGCGCCCAGGGGCGGGGGCGCTGGACAGGGACGCCGTGCTGCGCCGCATCCGCCACCGGAGGCGCCACAACCGCCTCCGCGACACGCTGCGCTCCATGGTGCAGGCGCCGGCGTCGCCGCCGCAGCCGGCGGAGCCGGACGGCGACGTCGAACGGCGGCACCTCCCGTGGCCGCTCGACGAAGCCTTCTCGGCGCCGTAGCTTTGAGTATAGAATTAGTCTCTTGTGCAGATTAAGCAAATGCCATGGTCCAGTGTCAGTGTGCACTCGCCTCTTCTTGTGTAGATTGTCAAGAACAGGTGCAAATTAAATAATCGAGCATAGTGCTAGTGCAGTAGATGTATGTATATAAAAGTCAGTGCAACAAGGATGGAGCCATGGATATGCAAGGATTGTTTGGGAATTGGAAGCATCTTTGTATAATTGCTTGCCTGCTTGGTGTTTTATGAATCATGCTCAAGTAATTAGACAAATTATGTTTGTACTGAATGTTTCATTTGTGTTCTGGGTTCAGgacctttttttttcctctatTTTCCAAAATATCTTCATTCTGTGGGTGGATacaatgattggatcacatcatATACCATTAGACTCAGCTCCCTGGATTCAAAGTTTTTGTCTTTTATATTTCCTATAGTGCTATGATGTTACTTCATCAGGTCCCAGCTATCTGATAAACTGGTGATAATGCGATATGAAATGTCTTGCGCTCTCACGCAAGCAGTTTGTCTGTTATAGCCTATGTGGCACTCACCAAAGGTATGATAATAATAAACAAGATAAGAGAGAAGTGCTGTGCCAAATTACTCATGATTTAGTGCAGGTATATATTTGGTACACATCAAAGATAAAAGCAGGACAATAGTCGTAAGTGAAGACAATCTGAAAAAAGTTCGTAAAATTTCAGCATTACTATTATTCTTTCATGTGTACCAAATATCCCCACAAGAGGGTCACAACAGTATACATCCCCACAAGAGGAGTCGCCAACAAATTTCAACTTTTTTATATAGAAACCTATCGTGTATCCCTGAccttttgagctctacagacAAAATCTGAACCATCGACGTAAAATTGGCTATAATGGTCACGTTAAAAGAATGGTGATGAATCTGTATCGCAAAATATGATATTACTGTTCTGTTCAGCTCATATTGTATGGTTACTAGAATCCAGTAGCCTGTCTCCTTCCGAAGGCATGTCAGatgacatctccaagttttTTTTGGCTGTCATCTTGTTCCACTCATTCTCGACTCGGAGAACACCCACTGCCCACCGTCTCAGTATATCCAGAGCTGCTATGGTGAACACTGTCAGGTAGTTGTGCCGAAGATGCGCCGAGAGCTTGTATGTCCATGTGCATCGCAGAACCAAATTGCTGCCCAACACCCAGTAGAATACCTGTAGAATTTGCACAGAACAGACTGGTGACAAATTTGTTCAGGGAGTTAACTAAGAAGCATTTATGTGTTCAAGTTCATACCCAGTTCTGCCCATAAAGAAGATTAGTCCATATGCTTGGGTTTTTGAACATGAAAATCCTGGTTAGGATGCTGCAGGTACATAAAGCAAAAGCTCATTAGCAGCAGCAATAGGGATGTGTGAAATGCTGAACAAATAGTAGAGTCATTATGTAAAGGCGCTACAAACCTCAGATCCCAATCTCGCTTTATATCCCAGTAGAAGGAATACAGTGAATTAATAACACTAGAGATCAGCCAGAGAGGCCTGTAGAAACCAACCCACTGATCAGGATACACATGATACTTGAGAGCAGAAAGAAAAATCACAGGAATTGCTGTTGAGTACTTGAGAGCTGGATTCAGGATATAAAAAAAAATGGCAAGTTAT from Sorghum bicolor cultivar BTx623 chromosome 8, Sorghum_bicolor_NCBIv3, whole genome shotgun sequence encodes:
- the LOC8069731 gene encoding uncharacterized protein LOC8069731 encodes the protein MSSSMVSKNAPPPAGYGGDGREGSAEGEAAPVTSCLYLRPGAGALDRDAVLRRIRHRRRHNRLRDTLRSMVQAPASPPQPAEPDGDVERRHLPWPLDEAFSAP
- the LOC8069732 gene encoding SPX and EXS domain-containing protein 1 gives rise to the protein MVNRQVATIAWFEADSVCGSHSVAIPLVLVFPYLWRFFQCLRQYKDTKEKTCLLNALKYSTAIPVIFLSALKYHVYPDQWVGFYRPLWLISSVINSLYSFYWDIKRDWDLSILTRIFMFKNPSIWTNLLYGQNWVFYWVLGSNLVLRCTWTYKLSAHLRHNYLTVFTIAALDILRRWAVGVLRVENEWNKMTAKKNLEMSSDMPSEGDRLLDSSNHTI